A single Phragmites australis chromosome 4, lpPhrAust1.1, whole genome shotgun sequence DNA region contains:
- the LOC133916550 gene encoding U-box domain-containing protein 21-like, whose amino-acid sequence MALLARRARRAETKAVSLGGGVELAIPAHFRCPISLDLMRDPVTAPTGITYDRESIEAWLDKGRATCPVTHALLRHEDLVPNHAIRRVIQDWCVANRSRGVERIPTPKIPVTPVQASELLFDLAESARVRGRDDAAARCAEVVAKVKALARDSERNRRCFVSIGTGRVLAAAFESLAAAHSAPAGGVLDDVLETLVCMMPLDEEAARILVSPSSLRSLVAIAEHGSLAGRMNAVLAIKEIVSCDGEFTDLSEKLDEIVDALVKIIKSPICPQATKAAMVATYHLARYDEHVSARLATAGLVPVLVEALVDADKSMSEKALAVLDAVLVSEEGRASARAHALAVPVLVKKMFRVSDLATELAVSTLWRLGRAPRDGEEEEDAVTRCLVEALRVGAFQKLLLLLQVGCRDATKEKATELLKMLNKYKGVGECVDAVDFRGLNKLS is encoded by the coding sequence ATGGCGCTGCTGGCGCGGAGGGCACGGAGGGCGGAGACCAAGGCGGTGTCactcggcggcggcgtggagCTGGCGATCCCGGCGCACTTCCGGTGCCCGATCTCGCTGGACCTCATGCGGGACCCCGTCACGGCGCCGACGGGGATCACGTACGACCGGGAGAGCATCGAGGCGTGGCTGGACAAGGGCCGCGCCACGTGCCCCGTCACGCACGCGCTGCTCCGGCACGAGGACCTCGTCCCCAACCACGCCATCCGCCGGGTCATCCAGGACTGGTGCGTCGCCAACCGCTCCCGCGGCGTCGAGCGGATACCCACGCCCAAGATTCCCGTCACGCCCGTCCAGGCGTCCGAGCTCCTGTTCGACCTCGCCGAGTCCGCGCGCGTCCGCGGCCGGGACGACGCTGCGGCGCGGTGCGCCGAGGTGGTCGCGAAGGTAAAGGCCCTCGCCAGGGACAGCGAGCGGAACAGGCGCTGCTTCGTGTCCATCGGCACGGGCCGCGTGCTGGCCGCGGCGTTCGAGTCGCTCGCTGCCGCTCACAGCGCGCCGGCGGGGGGCGTTCTTGATGACGTCCTGGAGACATTGGTCTGCATGATGCCGTTGGACGAGGAGGCCGCCAGAATATTGGTCTCGCCGAGCTCGCTGCGGTCTCTGGTCGCCATTGCCGAGCACGGGAGCTTAGCGGGAAGGATGAATGCCGTGCTGGCGATCAAGGAGATCGTCTCGTGCGACGGAGAGTTCACGGACTTGAGCGAAAAGCTCGACGAGATCGTAGACGCGCTGGTCAAGATCATCAAGTCTCCTATCTGCCCTCAGGCTACCAAGGCCGCCATGGTCGCCACCTACCACCTGGCGCGCTACGACGAGCACGTCTCGGCGCGGCTAGCAACCGCCGGGCTCGTCCCCGTGCTCGTCGAGGCCCTCGTCGACGCCGACAAGAGCATGTCCGAGAAAGCGCTAGCGGTGCTCGACGCGGTGCTCGTGTCGGAGGAAGGCCGCGCGAGCGCGCGGGCGCACGCGCTCGCCGTGCCCGTGCTCGTCAAGAAGATGTTCCGCGTGTCCGACCTGGCCACCGAGCTGGCCGTGTCGACGTTGTGGCGGCTCGGCAGGGCGCCCCGCGacggggaggaagaggaggacgcgGTGACGCGGTGCCTGGTCGAGGCGCTGCGAGTCGGCGCGTTCCAGAAGCTGCTCCTTCTCTTGCAGGTTGGCTGCAGGGACGCAACCAAGGAGAAGGCCACCGAGCTGCTCAAGATGCTCAACAAGTACAAGGGCGTAGGCGAATGCGTCGACGCTGTAGATTTCAGAGGGCTCAACAAGCTGTCTTAA